A genome region from Sceloporus undulatus isolate JIND9_A2432 ecotype Alabama chromosome 1, SceUnd_v1.1, whole genome shotgun sequence includes the following:
- the RBM34 gene encoding RNA-binding protein 34 yields MGPRKALPGKGKKHEKDAVGESNEGYFVGQVANSLFQNKPTTSSTRPLLQLFSASAAETQPVYVAVPKENKKRKHAEEEMAAKVHSSSTNIQPLKKMKKISKKKFSPAEKMLSNREFALEQADEEEEEKEIKIKQKLKNRHSQLVTKYPSTSDEYARIKQKKTQITKAEEMLKNKRTLFVGNLPVSCTAQMLKTFFKEYGQIESVRFRSVIPAEDTLTKKMAAIKRKLHPNMKYINAYVVFKEEYGANNALKCNGTEFTSGFHIRVDLASQSTCHDNKRSIFVGNLPYDIDDDTVRNHFSECGSVTSVRIVRDRNTGTGKGFGYVLFKTTDAAHLALKLNNSELKGRKLRVQRCVEKEKTQQICSHNVKSPVRLKYTKASSLKNARGCSNNSFAGEKAVPLKKSKKGKPKNSMKKKLKKPK; encoded by the exons ATGGGGCCCCGCAAGGCCTTGCCGGGGAAAGG gaaaaaaCATGAGAAAGATGCTGTTGGTGAATCAAATGAGGGCTACTTTGTGGGGCAAGTGGCTAACAGCCTGTTTCAGAATAAGCCCACAACATCTAGTACACGTCCTTTGTTACAACTGTTCAGTGCTTCTGCAGCTGAAACACAGCCAGTATATGTTGCTGTGCCAAAA gaaaacaaaaaacgCAAGCATGCAGAAGAGGAAATGGCTGCAAAAGTTCATAGCTCATCTACTAACATACAGCCtttgaaaaaaatgaagaaaattagcaaaaagAAATTTTCTCCAGCAGAGAAAATGCTGTCAAACAG GGAATTTGCTTTGGAACAagcagatgaagaagaggaggaaaaagaaataaaaattaaacaaaagttGAAAAATAGACATTCTCAACTGGTTACCAAGTATCCCTCAACTTCAGATGAATATGctagaataaaacaaaagaaaacacaaatcacTAAGGCTGAGGAGATGCTAAAAAATAAGAGGACACTTTTTGTGGGAAACTTACCTGTTAGTTGTACAGCACAG ATGCTGAAGACATTTTTCAAAGAATATGGACAAATCGAATCAGTTCGTTTTCGTTCTGTG ATTCCAGCTGAAGATACTCTGACAAAGAAAATGGCAGCTATAAA GCGAAAATTGCATCCAAACATGAAATATATTAACGCTTACGTCGTTTTCAAGGAAGAATATGGTGCTAATAATGCCTTAAAatg TAATGGCACTGAATTTACCAGTGGATTTCACATCAGAGTCGATCTTGCTTCACAATCCACGTGT CATGATAACAAGAGATCAATATTTGTGGGCAACCTCCCTTATG ATATTGATGATGATACTGTAAGAAACCATTTCTCTGAATGTGGAAGTGTAACGAGTGTACGAATTGTGAGAGATCGCAACACAGGCACTGGCAAAGGATTTGGTTATGTTCTGTTTAAG ACTACAGATGCTGCACACCTTGCGCTGAAACTAAACAACTctgaactgaaaggaagaaagctAAGAGTGCAACGCTGtgttgagaaagaaaaaacacaacagATATGTTCACACAATGTGAAGAGCCCAGTTAGACTGAAATATACAAAGGCTTCTTCACTGAAAAATGCAAGAGGATGCTCTAATAATTCCTTTGCTGGTGAGAAAGCAGTCCCACTGAAAAAgagcaaaaaaggaaaaccaaaaaaCAGTATGAAGAAAAAACTGAAAAAACCCAAATGA
- the TOMM20 gene encoding mitochondrial import receptor subunit TOM20 homolog produces MMMMMGGKSSAIAAGVCGALFIGYCIYFDRKRRSDPNFKNRLRERRKKQKLAKERAGLSKLPDLKDAEAVQKFFLEEIQLGEELLAQGEYEKGVDHLTNAIAVCGQPQQLLQVLQQTLPPPVFQMLLTKLPTISQRIVSAQCLAEDDVE; encoded by the exons atgatgatgatgatgggcggCAAGAGCAGCGCCATCGCCGCCGGCGTCTGCGGGGCCCTCTTCATCGGCTACTGCATCTACTTCGACCGCAAGCGGAGGAGCGACCCCAACTTCAAGAACCGGCTCAGGGAAC gaagaaagaaacagaagcttGCCAAAGAGAGAGCAGGGCTTTCAAAG TTGCCTGATTTAAAAGATGCAGAAGCAGTTCAGAAGTTCTTCCTTGAAGAGATACAGCTGGGCGAGGAACTACTAGCACAAG GAGAATATGAAAAAGGTGTTGATCACTTGACAAATGCCATTGCTGTCTGTGGACAACCACAGCAGTTACTACAAGTTCTACAGCAGACTCTTCCACCACCAGTTTTCCAAATGCTCCTTACTAAACTCCCAACCATTAGCCAG